The following proteins are encoded in a genomic region of Amycolatopsis sulphurea:
- a CDS encoding aminodeoxychorismate lyase, which produces MRALAFLDGSLADSEAAHLRVDDLGLLRGDGVFETILVAGKKARELRPHLDRLARSAAMLELPAPDLAGFERAARAVIDAWPEGQEIALKLVYTRGVDGDPAGTPTAFALGVEVDASIRQAREQGVSVVTLERGFGPDLAERAPWLLLGSKSISYAVNMAALREAARRGAQDVIFTATDGSVLEGPTSTVVLAKDRTLYTPPSTIGILPGTTQYALFRGAEKAGWTVKVEPIAAVDLAQAEGLFLTSSVRLVTRVHTLDGVALPDSTAVHRELTAAYDSVYSG; this is translated from the coding sequence ATGCGCGCTCTTGCATTTCTAGACGGTTCCTTGGCCGATTCCGAAGCCGCTCACCTTCGCGTGGACGATCTCGGACTGCTTCGCGGAGACGGCGTGTTCGAGACCATCCTCGTGGCGGGCAAGAAGGCCCGGGAACTTCGTCCGCACCTCGATCGCCTCGCCCGTTCCGCAGCGATGCTGGAGCTTCCGGCACCGGACCTCGCCGGCTTCGAACGCGCCGCCCGCGCGGTGATCGACGCGTGGCCGGAGGGCCAGGAAATTGCGCTGAAGCTTGTGTACACGCGCGGTGTCGACGGTGATCCGGCCGGTACGCCCACAGCGTTCGCTCTCGGCGTGGAGGTCGACGCGAGCATACGGCAGGCGCGCGAGCAAGGCGTGTCCGTCGTGACGCTGGAGCGCGGCTTCGGCCCCGATCTCGCCGAGCGCGCGCCGTGGCTGCTGCTGGGTTCCAAGTCGATCTCGTACGCGGTCAACATGGCCGCGTTGCGCGAGGCCGCGCGTCGCGGTGCACAGGACGTCATATTCACGGCGACGGATGGTTCAGTGCTGGAAGGCCCGACCTCCACTGTCGTACTGGCCAAGGACCGGACGCTGTACACGCCGCCGTCCACCATCGGCATCCTGCCCGGCACGACGCAGTACGCGCTGTTCCGCGGCGCGGAGAAGGCAGGCTGGACCGTGAAGGTGGAGCCGATTGCCGCCGTCGACCTCGCGCAGGCAGAAGGACTGTTCCTCACCTCCTCGGTACGCCTCGTGACCCGCGTACACACGCTCGACGGCGTCGCACTGCCTGATTCGACTGCGGTGCACAGGGAACTGACGGCCGCTTACGATTCCGTGTACTCGGGCTGA
- a CDS encoding YgfZ/GcvT domain-containing protein: MPYRSPLLEAPRVVAPPEGHPEAGVPWHWGDPFAEQRTATRGVVVIDRSHREIIAVRGEERLSWLHLLISQHVTELADNAGTEALVLDSQGHIDTHVVLAHTGAAVHLDSDPGPVATSALPRGGKQTLLEYLEAMKFWAKVDISDETGDLALLTVLGPDSGKVLDVELGTAPYAVAALPGGGFARRMPWPTRDAVDLAVPRDQFTQWWQRLTDAGARPAGTWAFDALRVESRHARLGVDTDERTIPHEVGWIGTAAHVAKGCYRGQETVAKVHNVGRPPRYLALLHIDGSPEITPETGDPVRLGERVVGRIGSVVQHHELGPIALALVKRSVPAAAELLAGAEDRVVQAVVDPDSVPGEHAAPGREAAQRLRG; the protein is encoded by the coding sequence ATGCCGTATCGCTCGCCGTTGCTCGAAGCTCCCCGCGTGGTCGCGCCGCCCGAAGGACATCCCGAAGCCGGAGTGCCCTGGCATTGGGGGGATCCCTTCGCCGAGCAGCGCACCGCCACCCGCGGCGTGGTCGTGATCGATCGTTCGCACCGGGAGATCATCGCCGTGCGCGGCGAGGAACGACTTTCCTGGCTGCACTTGCTGATTTCGCAGCACGTGACCGAACTGGCCGACAACGCCGGCACGGAAGCACTGGTCCTCGACAGCCAAGGCCACATCGACACCCACGTCGTGCTCGCACACACCGGCGCAGCAGTGCATCTGGACAGTGATCCCGGCCCGGTCGCCACGAGCGCATTGCCCAGGGGCGGCAAGCAAACGCTGCTCGAATACCTGGAAGCGATGAAGTTCTGGGCGAAAGTGGACATCAGCGACGAGACCGGGGACCTGGCGCTGCTGACCGTGCTCGGCCCGGACAGCGGCAAGGTGCTCGACGTCGAACTCGGCACCGCGCCGTACGCCGTGGCCGCGCTGCCCGGCGGCGGCTTCGCGCGGCGGATGCCGTGGCCGACGCGCGACGCGGTGGACCTTGCCGTACCGCGAGATCAGTTCACCCAGTGGTGGCAGCGACTCACGGACGCGGGCGCGCGCCCGGCCGGCACGTGGGCCTTCGACGCGCTGCGCGTGGAGTCCCGGCACGCGCGCCTCGGCGTCGACACCGACGAACGGACCATCCCGCACGAGGTGGGCTGGATCGGCACGGCCGCGCACGTGGCCAAGGGCTGCTATCGCGGGCAGGAGACCGTGGCGAAGGTGCACAACGTAGGCCGCCCGCCGCGTTACCTGGCGCTGCTGCACATCGACGGCTCGCCGGAGATCACCCCGGAGACCGGTGACCCGGTGCGGCTCGGTGAACGCGTGGTCGGCCGGATCGGCAGCGTGGTCCAGCACCACGAGCTGGGACCGATCGCGCTCGCCCTGGTGAAGCGGTCCGTGCCCGCCGCCGCCGAGCTGCTGGCCGGCGCGGAGGACCGCGTCGTGCAGGCCGTGGTCGATCCCGACTCGGTGCCCGGCGAGCACGCCGCGCCCGGCCGCGAAGCCGCGCAACGGCTTCGCGGGTGA